A single region of the Aurantiacibacter sp. MUD11 genome encodes:
- a CDS encoding zinc transporter ZntB: MVDSEQQELDTAASQQGGNDSPDDAPLLFGRVLDGKGGGRPITWAEADKWQPGDDGEFLWLHICRNIEGVQGWLQAHGIPEPTAELLVSNDTRPRAFREGNTLVATLRGINFNPGAEPEDMVALQVWSDGQRLYTLRRRPLQTPRQVLAQIDAGRGPCDAGRTITDLVEAMIARMNSSIVDMNDAIDEMEAKGTETDTDEMLSRIAVIRRNCLSLQRHMAPQHEALEIISRSAPEWFEDDDRREIAESIDRLRRYLEDINISKESALVLQDDIRARALSRSERTNYLLTIVAAIFLPLGFLTGLMGINVGGMPGVDDVHGFWIVVGLCGMILLAQIILFWKWKWL, encoded by the coding sequence ATGGTTGATTCCGAACAGCAAGAGTTGGACACCGCGGCATCCCAGCAAGGAGGCAATGACAGTCCCGACGACGCTCCGCTGCTTTTCGGCCGTGTGCTCGACGGCAAGGGCGGCGGTCGTCCGATCACCTGGGCCGAAGCGGACAAGTGGCAGCCGGGCGATGACGGCGAATTCCTGTGGCTGCACATCTGTCGCAACATCGAGGGGGTTCAAGGCTGGCTCCAGGCCCACGGCATTCCGGAACCGACGGCGGAACTGCTGGTTAGCAACGACACCCGCCCGCGTGCCTTCCGCGAGGGAAACACGCTGGTGGCGACGCTGCGAGGCATCAACTTCAATCCCGGTGCGGAGCCGGAAGACATGGTCGCCCTGCAGGTCTGGAGCGATGGCCAGCGGCTCTACACGCTGCGGCGGCGCCCCTTGCAGACGCCGCGGCAAGTGCTGGCACAGATCGACGCCGGGCGCGGGCCCTGCGATGCCGGGCGTACGATCACCGACCTGGTCGAAGCGATGATCGCGCGGATGAATTCCTCCATCGTCGACATGAACGACGCCATCGACGAGATGGAAGCGAAGGGCACCGAGACCGATACCGACGAGATGCTTTCGCGCATCGCCGTGATCCGGCGCAATTGCCTCAGCCTGCAGCGCCACATGGCCCCGCAGCACGAGGCGCTGGAGATCATTTCCCGCTCTGCCCCTGAATGGTTCGAAGACGACGACCGCCGCGAAATCGCCGAAAGCATCGACCGGCTGCGGCGCTACCTCGAGGACATCAACATCTCCAAGGAAAGCGCGCTGGTGCTGCAGGATGACATTCGCGCCCGCGCACTGTCGCGTTCGGAACGCACCAATTACCTGCTCACCATCGTCGCCGCGATCTTCCTGCCGCTGGGGTTCCTCACCGGGCTGATGGGGATCAACGTGGGCGGCATGCCGGGCGTAGACGACGTGCACGGCTTCTGGATCGTGGTCGGCCTGTGTGGAATGATCCTGCTGGCCCAGATCATCCTGTTCTGGAAGTGGAAGTGGCTCTAG
- a CDS encoding thioredoxin family protein produces MVTLAPLALALAACATTAPGQQAAAGHHGAHDYPEAASYTVTENPSAEVDAALERAAANGTRLLLVMGANWCHDSRALAGWLETPRFAALVEQHYELVFVNIGMPQTGDGHNLDIARRFGLDGLPGTPNLLVVTAEGELVNADTATTWRNAASRSEDAIYTELLDLAAQPA; encoded by the coding sequence TTGGTAACGCTGGCCCCGCTCGCATTGGCGCTGGCGGCCTGCGCCACGACCGCGCCCGGCCAGCAGGCCGCGGCAGGCCACCACGGCGCACACGACTATCCGGAGGCGGCGTCCTACACCGTCACCGAGAATCCCTCTGCCGAGGTCGATGCCGCGCTGGAGCGCGCTGCCGCCAACGGCACGCGCCTGCTGCTGGTGATGGGGGCCAACTGGTGCCACGACAGCCGCGCGCTGGCCGGCTGGCTGGAAACCCCGCGCTTCGCCGCCCTGGTGGAACAGCATTACGAACTGGTCTTCGTGAATATCGGCATGCCGCAGACGGGCGACGGCCATAACCTCGACATCGCCCGCCGTTTCGGGCTGGACGGCCTGCCCGGCACGCCCAACCTGCTGGTCGTCACCGCCGAGGGTGAACTGGTGAATGCCGATACGGCCACCACCTGGCGCAACGCTGCCAGCCGCAGCGAAGACGCCATTTACACCGAATTGCTGGATCTCGCCGCTCAGCCCGCCTGA
- a CDS encoding retropepsin-like aspartic protease family protein has translation MDPKLALSCVLIVGGAVGVALPVFHAEEQLTQAASSTNAETLTIGSLQETPVSGWGDEIILDRERDGHFYADVNVDGVSSRMLVDTGASVVALTGDDARAMGLYWDESEVRPVAQGASGAVHGVHTTLPRVRVGEFVANDVQAIIVPQGLGISLLGQSFLGTIDNVSIVDDRMVLGG, from the coding sequence ATGGATCCTAAACTTGCCCTGTCCTGCGTGTTGATCGTCGGCGGTGCCGTCGGCGTGGCGCTGCCGGTTTTCCATGCGGAAGAACAGCTTACGCAAGCCGCCAGCAGCACAAATGCCGAGACCCTGACCATCGGATCGTTGCAGGAAACACCCGTTTCCGGCTGGGGTGACGAAATCATCCTCGATCGCGAACGCGACGGTCATTTCTATGCCGATGTGAATGTCGACGGCGTTTCCTCACGGATGCTGGTCGATACCGGCGCCAGCGTGGTGGCCCTGACGGGCGACGATGCGCGCGCCATGGGACTATATTGGGACGAGAGCGAAGTCCGCCCGGTGGCGCAGGGCGCCAGCGGCGCCGTGCACGGTGTCCACACCACCCTGCCCCGCGTGCGGGTCGGCGAATTCGTCGCCAATGACGTGCAGGCGATCATCGTCCCCCAGGGCCTGGGCATTTCGCTGCTGGGCCAGTCTTTCCTGGGCACGATCGACAACGTCAGCATCGTTGACGATCGCATGGTGCTGGGGGGCTGA
- a CDS encoding murein L,D-transpeptidase catalytic domain-containing protein translates to MNRRQLLTASLATGAALAAAPARVFAQAAPDLRTRRLLDVARREVERAGSALWRRDLVGIADFGLHSSLPRFHFVNLESGSVDSALVTHGSGSDPEHDGWLNEYSNVPDSWATSRGAYISWEWYEGRYGTSVRLGGLDEDNSNAFPRAIVMHAAEYASAAHVERWGRLGRSNGCFAFGPEVFQSAMYRLSGGRLLFADTLGIGENGEDVARPRQQSVDFEAVAAGRRQPVTETT, encoded by the coding sequence ATGAACCGCCGCCAGCTCCTTACCGCGAGTCTCGCCACGGGGGCCGCGCTTGCCGCTGCGCCGGCGCGTGTCTTCGCCCAGGCTGCACCTGACCTGCGCACCCGCCGACTGCTCGACGTGGCGCGCCGCGAGGTCGAACGCGCGGGCAGCGCGCTGTGGCGGCGAGACCTGGTTGGCATCGCCGACTTCGGCCTGCACTCCAGCCTGCCGCGCTTCCATTTCGTGAACCTCGAATCCGGTTCGGTCGACAGCGCACTGGTGACCCACGGCAGCGGCTCCGACCCGGAACATGACGGCTGGCTCAACGAATATTCCAACGTGCCGGACAGTTGGGCGACCAGCCGCGGCGCCTACATTTCCTGGGAATGGTACGAAGGGCGCTACGGCACCTCCGTACGGCTGGGCGGGCTGGACGAGGACAATTCCAACGCCTTCCCGCGCGCCATCGTGATGCATGCCGCCGAATATGCCTCCGCCGCCCATGTCGAGCGCTGGGGTCGGCTTGGTCGCTCCAACGGCTGCTTCGCCTTCGGTCCGGAGGTCTTCCAGTCGGCCATGTACCGCCTGTCCGGCGGTCGCCTGCTGTTCGCCGATACGCTGGGCATCGGCGAGAATGGCGAGGACGTCGCGCGGCCCCGGCAGCAGAGCGTGGATTTCGAAGCCGTGGCGGCAGGTCGTCGCCAGCCGGTGACGGAAACGACCTGA
- a CDS encoding MFS transporter has product MSCPRIDNCPVPTDKFTTQRVARTLSRGREVFANPCMTDNRGMRLSTILILYLAQGIPIGLLEFAIPAWMAASGATAGEIGYVIGMAAIPWSLKFVNGALMDRYAYLPMGRRRAWLIGSQVVMITSLLLCALLEPGPRDEVLLGAIAFIVSLAVVFQDVAADALAVDICDKGERGYAGGIMAGGQALGIAITASIAGLIIYQFGVGAGYVSAAIVIIFITAYLVWVRERTGERRLPWSDGSASPDSVAIQADSWVELLKGAFRYLFRRDSLIWSGSIFLRGLGYGTMAVAVPLIAANYAGWNEAQIGAANGTAQLVSAIAAITLGGWLCSRLGAKQFQILTYALFAVAIGAFALLESFWAEAWMIWVIAVGWTVLYNLVGTGNGAINMAFCDPKTGATQFSIYMAFVNQGTSFAGFTFALLAGFGGLQAPLFFLAIGILVATALTLLITVPSHRDAPHAEQPEIAPA; this is encoded by the coding sequence ATGTCTTGCCCGCGCATTGACAATTGCCCTGTTCCGACGGACAAATTCACCACACAGCGGGTCGCACGAACGCTTTCGAGGGGGCGAGAAGTGTTTGCGAACCCGTGCATGACGGACAACCGCGGAATGCGGCTGTCAACAATTCTCATTCTCTATCTCGCGCAGGGCATCCCTATCGGGCTGCTTGAATTTGCAATTCCTGCGTGGATGGCCGCGAGCGGGGCGACAGCGGGAGAGATCGGCTATGTCATCGGCATGGCCGCCATTCCGTGGAGCCTTAAGTTCGTCAACGGCGCGCTGATGGACCGTTATGCCTATTTACCCATGGGGCGACGCAGGGCGTGGCTGATCGGTTCGCAGGTGGTCATGATTACCAGCCTGCTGCTGTGCGCGCTGCTGGAACCGGGGCCCCGCGACGAGGTGCTGCTGGGCGCAATCGCGTTCATTGTCAGCCTTGCCGTGGTGTTCCAGGATGTTGCCGCCGATGCCCTGGCCGTCGATATCTGCGACAAGGGCGAGCGCGGCTATGCCGGTGGGATCATGGCAGGTGGGCAGGCGCTGGGCATTGCCATTACCGCCTCCATTGCCGGGCTAATCATCTACCAGTTCGGGGTGGGCGCCGGCTACGTAAGCGCCGCCATCGTGATCATCTTCATAACCGCCTATCTCGTCTGGGTGCGGGAGCGCACCGGCGAACGCCGCTTGCCGTGGAGCGACGGCTCTGCATCGCCCGACAGCGTCGCGATCCAGGCGGATAGCTGGGTGGAACTGCTGAAGGGGGCCTTCCGCTACCTGTTCCGGCGCGACAGCCTGATCTGGAGCGGGTCCATTTTCCTGCGCGGCCTGGGATATGGCACGATGGCAGTGGCAGTACCCCTGATTGCGGCCAATTACGCGGGCTGGAACGAGGCGCAGATCGGCGCTGCCAACGGCACCGCACAGCTGGTATCGGCAATTGCGGCCATCACGCTGGGTGGCTGGCTCTGCTCGCGCTTGGGTGCCAAGCAATTCCAGATCCTGACCTATGCCCTGTTTGCCGTCGCCATCGGTGCCTTCGCCCTGCTGGAATCGTTTTGGGCCGAGGCCTGGATGATCTGGGTGATCGCGGTTGGATGGACGGTGCTCTACAACCTCGTGGGCACCGGGAACGGCGCGATCAACATGGCCTTTTGCGATCCGAAGACCGGCGCGACGCAGTTCTCTATCTACATGGCTTTCGTGAACCAGGGGACGAGTTTTGCGGGGTTCACCTTTGCCCTGCTGGCCGGGTTCGGCGGATTGCAGGCACCGCTGTTCTTCCTCGCTATCGGCATTCTCGTGGCGACTGCACTGACCCTGCTCATCACCGTACCATCGCACCGCGACGCGCCGCATGCAGAGCAGCCGGAGATCGCGCCCGCCTGA
- the acnA gene encoding aconitate hydratase AcnA has protein sequence MTQVGSNSLGTRKTLDVNGKTYAYYSLKAAAEKVGDVSRLPFSMKVLLENMLRFEDEGFTVGEEHVRAVANWANNPVTGDEIQYRPARVLLQDFTGVPCVVDLAAMRDAIGKLGGDTAKINPQVPVNLVIDHSVMVDEFGTPQAFEHNKALEYERNAERYDFLKWGAKSLENFYAVPPGTGICHQVNLEHIAKGIWSSEDQNGELVAYPDTCVGTDSHTTMINGLGVLGWGVGGIEAEAAMLGQPISMLIPEVVGFRLDGKMAEGITATDLVLTCVQMLREHGVVGRFVEFYGPGVANLSLADRATIANMAPEYGATCGFFGIDEKTIEYLRLTGRSEDDIALVEAYAKEQGMWFTPENEPVFSSTLQLDMDKVVPSLAGPKRPQDKVALPQVDELFNTDLKKLYNKDAAERVAVEGKDHDVGDGDVVIAAITSCTNTSNPDVLIAAGLVAKKAREKGLAPKPWVKTSLAPGSQVVTDYLVKSGLQDDLDAIGFDLVGYGCTTCIGNSGPLAAPISKAINENDLVAASVLSGNRNFEGRVSPDVRANFLASPPLVVAYALKGTVTEDITTTPIGQDQDGNDVMLADIWPSNQEIAEHRAANIDREMFETRYADVYKGDADWQAIQVEASDTYNWNPASTYVANPPYFEGMGMEPAPVQDIVGAKPLAVLGDSVTTDHISPAGSIKEDSPAGEYLISHQVPKKDFNSYGSRRGNHEVMMRGTFANIRIRNEMVPGVEGGYTTYNGEQMPIYDAAMKHKADGTPLVVIGGKEYGTGSSRDWAAKGTILLGVRAVIVESYERIHRSNLIGMGVLPLQFKEGQGRESLKLDGDCSFTIKGLDNLSPRQDVEVEVTRADGSTETFTALCRIDTANEMEYYKNGGILHYVLRKLAAN, from the coding sequence ATGACTCAGGTCGGATCCAACTCGCTCGGCACCCGCAAGACTCTCGACGTAAACGGCAAGACCTATGCCTACTACTCGCTGAAAGCCGCTGCCGAGAAGGTTGGCGACGTGTCGCGCCTGCCTTTCAGCATGAAGGTGCTGCTGGAAAACATGCTGCGCTTCGAGGACGAGGGCTTCACCGTCGGCGAAGAACATGTCCGCGCGGTGGCCAACTGGGCCAACAACCCGGTGACCGGTGACGAGATCCAGTATCGCCCCGCACGCGTGCTGCTGCAGGATTTCACCGGCGTGCCCTGCGTGGTGGACCTAGCCGCCATGCGTGACGCCATCGGCAAGCTCGGCGGCGATACCGCCAAGATCAACCCGCAGGTTCCCGTGAACCTCGTCATCGACCACTCGGTGATGGTCGACGAATTCGGCACGCCGCAGGCCTTCGAGCACAACAAGGCACTCGAATACGAGCGCAATGCCGAGCGTTACGACTTCCTCAAGTGGGGCGCTAAGAGCCTCGAGAACTTCTACGCCGTGCCCCCGGGAACCGGCATCTGCCACCAGGTGAACCTCGAGCACATCGCCAAGGGCATCTGGTCGTCGGAAGATCAGAACGGCGAACTGGTCGCCTATCCGGACACCTGCGTCGGCACCGACAGCCACACCACCATGATCAACGGCCTGGGCGTGCTGGGCTGGGGCGTCGGCGGCATCGAGGCCGAAGCCGCCATGCTCGGCCAGCCGATCTCCATGCTGATCCCCGAGGTCGTCGGCTTCCGCCTCGACGGCAAGATGGCCGAGGGCATCACCGCCACCGACCTGGTGCTGACCTGCGTGCAGATGCTGCGCGAGCACGGCGTGGTTGGCCGCTTCGTCGAATTCTACGGCCCGGGCGTCGCCAACCTGTCGCTGGCCGATCGTGCCACCATCGCCAACATGGCGCCCGAATACGGCGCCACCTGCGGCTTCTTCGGCATCGACGAGAAGACCATCGAATACCTGCGCCTGACCGGCCGCAGCGAAGACGACATCGCGCTGGTCGAAGCCTATGCCAAGGAACAGGGCATGTGGTTCACGCCGGAGAACGAGCCGGTGTTCTCCTCCACCCTGCAGCTGGACATGGACAAGGTCGTCCCCAGCCTGGCCGGCCCGAAGCGCCCGCAGGACAAGGTCGCGCTGCCGCAGGTCGACGAACTGTTCAACACCGACCTGAAGAAGCTCTACAACAAGGATGCCGCCGAGCGCGTCGCCGTCGAGGGCAAGGATCACGACGTTGGCGACGGCGACGTGGTGATCGCCGCCATCACCAGCTGCACCAACACCTCCAACCCCGACGTGCTGATCGCCGCCGGCCTCGTCGCCAAGAAGGCGCGTGAGAAGGGCCTGGCGCCCAAGCCGTGGGTGAAGACCAGCCTCGCACCGGGTTCGCAGGTGGTCACCGATTACCTGGTGAAGAGCGGCCTGCAGGACGATCTCGACGCCATCGGCTTCGACCTCGTCGGCTATGGCTGCACCACCTGCATCGGCAATTCCGGCCCGCTGGCCGCGCCGATCAGCAAGGCGATCAACGAGAACGACCTCGTCGCCGCATCGGTGCTGTCCGGCAACCGCAACTTCGAAGGCCGCGTCTCGCCGGACGTGCGCGCCAACTTCCTCGCCTCGCCGCCGCTGGTGGTCGCCTATGCACTGAAGGGCACGGTTACCGAGGATATCACCACCACGCCGATCGGGCAGGACCAGGACGGCAACGACGTGATGCTGGCCGACATCTGGCCGAGCAACCAGGAAATCGCCGAACACCGCGCCGCCAACATCGACCGCGAGATGTTCGAAACCCGCTATGCCGACGTCTACAAGGGCGATGCCGACTGGCAGGCCATCCAGGTCGAGGCCAGCGACACCTACAACTGGAACCCCGCCAGCACCTATGTCGCCAACCCGCCCTACTTCGAAGGCATGGGCATGGAACCGGCCCCGGTGCAGGACATCGTCGGCGCCAAGCCGCTGGCCGTGCTGGGTGACAGCGTCACCACCGACCACATCAGCCCCGCCGGCTCGATCAAGGAAGATTCGCCCGCCGGTGAATACCTGATCAGCCACCAGGTGCCGAAGAAGGACTTCAACTCCTACGGCTCGCGTCGCGGCAACCACGAAGTGATGATGCGCGGCACCTTCGCCAACATCCGCATCCGCAACGAAATGGTCCCCGGCGTCGAAGGTGGCTACACCACCTACAACGGCGAGCAGATGCCGATCTACGACGCCGCGATGAAGCACAAGGCCGACGGCACCCCGCTGGTCGTCATCGGCGGCAAGGAATACGGCACCGGCTCCAGCCGCGACTGGGCGGCCAAGGGCACCATCCTGCTGGGCGTGCGCGCGGTGATCGTGGAAAGCTACGAGCGTATCCACCGCTCCAACCTGATCGGCATGGGCGTGCTGCCGCTGCAGTTCAAGGAAGGCCAGGGTCGCGAGAGCCTGAAGCTCGACGGCGATTGCAGCTTCACCATCAAGGGGCTGGACAACCTGTCGCCGCGCCAGGACGTGGAAGTCGAGGTGACCCGCGCAGACGGCTCGACCGAGACCTTCACCGCGCTGTGCCGCATCGATACCGCCAACGAGATGGAATACTACAAGAACGGCGGCATCCTGCACTACGTGCTGCGCAAGCTGGCCGCCAACTGA
- a CDS encoding PEP-CTERM sorting domain-containing protein (PEP-CTERM proteins occur, often in large numbers, in the proteomes of bacteria that also encode an exosortase, a predicted intramembrane cysteine proteinase. The presence of a PEP-CTERM domain at a protein's C-terminus predicts cleavage within the sorting domain, followed by covalent anchoring to some some component of the (usually Gram-negative) cell surface. Many PEP-CTERM proteins exhibit an unusual sequence composition that includes large numbers of potential glycosylation sites. Expression of one such protein has been shown restore the ability of a bacterium to form floc, a type of biofilm.): MPAPGMLLLFGAAAGAVLLRRRRKDGKGESLAA; encoded by the coding sequence GTGCCGGCACCAGGGATGCTGTTGCTGTTCGGCGCAGCAGCCGGCGCTGTACTGCTGCGTCGCCGCCGCAAGGACGGCAAGGGCGAAAGCCTCGCAGCCTAG
- a CDS encoding rhodanese-like domain-containing protein, which produces MRIAALVLACTTLAGCSLEQDASAMAVGEEEAVASVELMSIEELAPLVAAGEVVLIDVRRPDEFAEGRLPGALNAPVETFDPAAIPIEDGRETILYCRSGNRSTRAAEMLAEHLQGKVRHVEGGFVAWQEAGNEVIVSPEG; this is translated from the coding sequence ATGCGGATCGCCGCCCTCGTCCTCGCCTGCACCACGCTGGCCGGCTGCTCGCTCGAGCAGGACGCCTCGGCCATGGCCGTGGGCGAGGAGGAGGCGGTGGCCTCCGTCGAGCTGATGAGCATCGAGGAACTCGCCCCGCTGGTGGCAGCGGGCGAGGTGGTGCTGATCGACGTGCGCCGGCCCGACGAATTTGCCGAGGGACGCCTTCCCGGCGCCCTCAATGCCCCAGTCGAGACCTTCGATCCCGCTGCCATCCCGATCGAGGATGGCCGCGAGACGATCCTCTACTGCCGCTCCGGCAATCGCTCCACCCGTGCCGCCGAAATGCTGGCCGAACACCTGCAGGGCAAGGTTCGCCATGTCGAAGGCGGCTTCGTCGCCTGGCAGGAAGCGGGCAACGAAGTCATCGTCTCGCCCGAGGGTTGA
- a CDS encoding DMT family transporter, with the protein MEHPERLVLPFLAAIAGVACLSLMDALMKEASLAAGVFTASFLRSLLAAGIAVPLWLAQKPRWPRGPVMKLHVERGVISAFMALSFFYALTKLPIAEAIAISFVAPLVALYFAHLLLGEQISRGAIGASLLGFAGTLVIVWGRLGRSDFGEDTALGLASLAFSALLYAYNFVIIRKQSQLAGPLEVAVFHSGISATVHLLAVPFLFVMPQVETFGTVAGAAVLSVGASMTIAWAYARAEAQVLVPVEYSGFLWAALFGWLFFRETVTVPTMVGVVIIVVACWIAAPRAKRAATTEAANL; encoded by the coding sequence GTGGAGCACCCTGAGCGCCTTGTCCTGCCCTTCCTCGCCGCGATTGCAGGCGTCGCCTGCCTGTCGCTGATGGACGCGCTGATGAAGGAAGCCTCTCTGGCGGCGGGCGTGTTCACCGCCTCCTTCCTCCGTTCGCTGCTCGCCGCCGGTATCGCCGTGCCGCTGTGGCTGGCGCAGAAGCCGCGCTGGCCGCGCGGACCGGTGATGAAGCTGCATGTCGAGCGCGGCGTGATCTCCGCCTTCATGGCGCTGTCGTTCTTCTATGCCCTCACCAAGCTGCCGATCGCCGAGGCCATCGCCATCAGCTTCGTCGCGCCGCTGGTGGCGCTCTACTTTGCGCACTTGCTGCTGGGAGAGCAGATCTCGCGCGGGGCCATCGGCGCCTCGCTGCTTGGCTTTGCCGGGACACTGGTGATCGTGTGGGGCCGGCTGGGCCGCAGTGATTTCGGCGAGGATACCGCGCTCGGCCTTGCCTCGCTGGCGTTTTCGGCACTGCTATATGCCTATAATTTCGTGATTATCCGCAAGCAGTCGCAGCTCGCCGGGCCGCTGGAAGTGGCGGTCTTCCATTCCGGTATCAGCGCGACGGTGCACCTGCTGGCCGTGCCCTTCCTGTTCGTCATGCCGCAGGTCGAGACCTTCGGCACCGTCGCCGGGGCCGCCGTGCTCAGCGTGGGCGCCTCGATGACGATCGCCTGGGCCTATGCCCGCGCCGAGGCGCAGGTGCTGGTGCCGGTGGAATATTCGGGCTTCCTGTGGGCGGCCCTATTCGGCTGGCTGTTCTTCCGGGAAACGGTGACCGTGCCGACCATGGTGGGCGTGGTCATCATCGTGGTGGCCTGCTGGATCGCCGCCCCGCGAGCAAAACGCGCGGCGACCACCGAAGCGGCCAATCTCTAG
- the ispG gene encoding flavodoxin-dependent (E)-4-hydroxy-3-methylbut-2-enyl-diphosphate synthase, translating to MSKVRPWRMIERRQSRQIMVGNVPVGGDAPITVQTMTNTPTEDVGATIDQIRRCEEAGADIIRVSCPTAEATENFDKITAAANIPIVADIHFHYKRALEAADKGAACLRINPGNIGDDKRVAEVVRAAKANGCAIRIGVNAGSLEKDLLEKYGEPCPEALIESALDHIKLLQDHDFHEFKVAVKASDVFLAVAAYHGLAEAVDCPLHLGITEAGGLIGGTVKSSIGIGSLLWAGIGDTIRVSLSAEPEEEVRVGFEILKALGLRTRGVRIVSCPSCSRQGFDVIRTVEALEKRLEHIKTPMSLSVLGCVVNGPGEARETDIGITGGGAGKHMVYLSGVTDHHVESDAMLDHIVSLVEAKAAEIEAGTATAFDPHAEAAE from the coding sequence ATCTCAAAGGTCCGCCCGTGGCGCATGATAGAGCGCCGTCAGTCCCGCCAGATCATGGTCGGCAACGTTCCCGTTGGCGGCGATGCGCCGATTACGGTGCAGACCATGACCAATACGCCGACCGAAGATGTCGGCGCCACGATCGACCAGATTCGCCGCTGCGAGGAGGCTGGCGCGGACATCATCCGCGTGTCCTGCCCCACGGCGGAGGCAACCGAGAATTTCGACAAGATCACCGCGGCGGCGAACATCCCGATCGTCGCCGACATCCACTTCCACTACAAGCGCGCGCTGGAAGCGGCGGACAAGGGCGCGGCCTGCCTTCGCATCAATCCCGGCAACATCGGTGACGACAAGCGCGTGGCCGAGGTCGTGCGCGCGGCCAAGGCCAACGGCTGCGCGATCCGCATCGGCGTTAACGCGGGTTCGCTGGAAAAGGACTTGCTGGAGAAATACGGCGAACCTTGCCCCGAGGCGCTGATCGAAAGCGCGCTCGACCACATCAAGCTGCTGCAGGACCACGACTTCCACGAATTCAAGGTGGCAGTGAAGGCCAGCGACGTGTTCCTCGCCGTCGCCGCCTATCACGGCCTGGCCGAGGCGGTGGACTGCCCGCTGCACCTTGGCATTACCGAGGCCGGTGGCCTGATCGGCGGCACGGTGAAAAGTTCCATCGGCATCGGTTCGCTGCTGTGGGCCGGCATCGGCGACACCATCCGCGTGTCGCTGTCGGCAGAGCCGGAAGAGGAAGTGCGCGTCGGCTTCGAGATCCTCAAGGCGCTGGGCCTGCGCACGCGCGGCGTCCGCATCGTCTCCTGCCCGTCGTGCTCGCGGCAGGGCTTTGACGTCATCCGCACGGTGGAGGCGCTGGAGAAGCGGCTGGAGCACATCAAGACGCCGATGAGCCTGTCGGTGCTCGGCTGCGTGGTGAACGGCCCCGGCGAAGCGCGCGAGACCGACATCGGCATCACCGGCGGCGGCGCCGGCAAGCACATGGTTTACCTGTCCGGCGTTACCGACCATCATGTCGAGAGCGACGCCATGCTCGACCACATCGTTTCGCTGGTCGAAGCCAAGGCTGCCGAGATCGAGGCGGGCACCGCCACTGCCTTCGATCCGCATGCCGAAGCGGCGGAATAG